Within bacterium, the genomic segment TAGGGTTTTTGTGGCGATTTATCCCACACCACAATAGAGCCCGCCGGCAGCTTGTTTAAATCTTCGGCTGCTACATCGAGTGTTTTAAATTTGGGGCTTGCTAACAGCTGATCTTTGGCCTGGTAGGCAGCATAGCCTTTCAGATTAATGCCCATTTGATACAAAGCGCTTTTAACTCCACGGTAGCACTTGCCTTTAGAGCTCATGTCGGTTGCCACTGTGGTAGCTGCAAAGGCTAATTTGTCGCCAAAGGTTTGGAGTTTTGTGGGGCTTTGTGCTGCACCGGCCATATTTTGTAATCTAAAATTGTAAGTATCAACAGACGGCTTCACAATTTGATTGCGGGTATCGGCATAAGTTGTGGGTAAGTTAAAAAGCTTGGTGAGTTGTGGGTGTTGGCTCGAAAATTCGAAGAGTTTTTGAGTGATAAAATCGGGATCAAAATGTTTTTGTATCCCTTCCTTTAAAATACCGCTGTATTCTTTAAAAAAAGTTTCAGGGGTTACTTTGGGACTGTTTGATAAAAATAGGTTTGGGTTAAAGTTTATTTTGTTTGTATCTATATTGAAGTTGAATGTTGTCATAAAGTCTCCTTGAGCTTTAAGTATTCCAAAACACGTGCCAGGTATTTTAAAATTAAAAAGCGAGAATAATCAGAGGTTTGTAAATTGGGATAAAAGGCGTGAGTCCGACAACAGTCTCAATATCGGACTGGATAGTGTCACCGGTGAGACTGTGCTTAAACTATTGGTTTGAGAGGCAAATAGTGCCAGGAATCAAAAAACTGACGGTCTTTCTTCTAGTAAAACATATATAAATCAATGTGTTATATATTAAAAAGGGGTTTGTTTTTGGCATCCTCCTTGCTTTATCTATAAAGCATGAACATCCATCAATGGCAAAAGCGCTATTTAGAGTTAGCCGAAACAGTAAACACAGAAACTTCAGTGGGCCTTGAAACCCTCGATTGTCAGCTTACAACCTTGAGTGTCGATTTGTTTGAAAGCGAAGAAAAAAATCAAAAGCTGGAAAGACGTGTGAAAGAAATTTTAGAATTGCGCGCCAATCTTAATACCCAGGTTGAAATTTTAAACGGACATTTGTGTCATTTAAACACCGGTGTTATCCATAGCGTTTAAGCTAAAAGCTTATCCGAAATTTCGTAGAGCAAACCTTCTTTTAATCCGCATCCGGGGATATGGCATTTTTCTATATCGGCCTCGGTCATTACTTTTAAAATCATGGTGGCAGCCGGTAAAATAACATCGGCTCTGTCAGAATGAATATCAAATTTATCCATTCGCTCTTTAATATCGGTTTTTTTTATTTGAGCGATTACATAATTTAAATCTTTTACTGTAAATTTGTTGGAGGAGTTGCGCTCAAGCAGCATTTTACGCAGGCGGCCCAGGCTTTCAAAATTGCCGCCTGTGCCCACAAACATATCAATATTGCCCTTGGCCCGGGCTGCATCTATAAACTCTTTAATACCCGTATGTTTAGCAGCCAGGTCGGGTAAATTGTCTTCCGATAATTTTTTTTGATTCATAATTTCTAGCAAGCGCACAGTGCCGGCAGGGAAGGTTTTGCAGGCTAAGATTTTGCCTTTAAGCGAATGAGTAAGCTCTACACTGCCGCCGCCAATATCCATCAGCAAAACGTTTTTATCGGCAATTTCGGCATTTTTAGATACGGCCAAATGAATAAGACGTCCTTCTTCCATGGCATCAATTACTTCTAACTTAATGCCGGCTTGGGCCAGGATGGCCTCTGCTGTTTCTTTTCCATTAGAAGCGTCGCGCAACGCGCTGGTTGCTACAGCTCTATAATGAAGGATTTTACGGTTATTGATAACTTTACGAAATTTTTGGAACGCATCCACTGTACGCTTGATAGTAGAAGAAGCAATTTTACCTTCGGTAAAGGTATCGTGACCTAACCTGATCGCTTTACGGAATTTTTTAATAGGCACGATGCTGCCATCATTTTTGGCTTCGGCTACCATAAAACGGATAGCGTTAGAGCCTACATCAATAGCAGCAATAGGGATGGAAAAGTCCATAATGTTCTATAGGCAAGCCTCTCATACTTTTCAAGAATGAAGAAAGGGTATTTTTTGATTGTCATCCCGCTAAAAGCGTCTACAATAGGCCACCATGCTTGAACAAATTTCACCTACTGCCCTTTGGGCTATTACCGGCATTATCCTTATTATTATCGAAGTTTTTACCGGAACCTTTGCAGTTTTGTTTTTTGGCCTGGCGGCTTTATTGGTAGCTGCTCTCAAGTTTTTTGGACTAAATAATATAACCCTTGAGTTGATCATATTTGGTTTATCTGGTTTGTCGGGGCTTTTATTATTCAGAAAAAAATTTGCCGCTAATTTTGGTGCTTCAAAAAACTTCTCGGCCGACGCCGGTCATCATGTAGTTTTAAATGAAAATATTGTTCCCGGAAACGTGGGTACTGTTGATTATCAGGGAACCAAATGGACGGTTGTTAATGCCGATACACGTGCTTTAAATGCCGGAGAAAAAGTTGTTATTAGTAAAACTGAAGGAACTAAACTGTTTGTAACTGGAAACTAAGGAGATTAAATGTATACAGCTATTATATTTGCCGCATTTGCCATTATATTTTTCTTTAAAACCGTTAAAATTGTGCCGCAGCAATCGGCTTATGTTATCGAACGGCTAGGTAAATACAGCCGCACGCTAGACGCCGGCTTGCATATTGTGGTGCCGTTTGTCGATCAGATCCGTTACAAGCATCAATTAAAAGAAATTGTTCTCGATATCCCCGAGCAAATTTGTATCACCAAAGATAACGTGCAGGTGCACATAGACGGCGTTATTTTCTTCCGTGTGGTAGATGCCCAGCGCGCTTCTTACGGTGTTAATAATTATATCCAGGCAATCATTCAATTAGCGCAAACCACATTGCGTTCTGAAATTGGTAAAATTGATTTGGACCGCAGCTTTGAAGAACGCGAAAAAATCAACAATGCCATTGTGCTTTCTATCGATCACGCAACTGATCCCTGGGGTGTTAAGGTGTTGCGCTACGAAATGAAATCAATTACGCCTCCTAAAGATGTATTGGAAGCCATGGAAAAACAGATGCGTGCCGAACGCGAAAAGCGTGCGCAAATCTTGGTTTCTGAGGGTGATCGTGATGCCAAGATCAACCGTGCCGAAGGTATTAAACAAGAAACAATTAAAAATTCTGAAGCTGAAAAACAGAAAAAAATTAACGAAGCTGAAGGTCAGGCTCAGGCTATTATGTCGGTGGCCAGTGCGACGGCGCTCAGTCTTTCCAAAATTGCAGAATCTATCAAGCAGCCCGGTGGGGATATGGCTACCAAGCTTGTTGTAGCCGAAAAATATCTGCAGGAATTTGGCAAGTTGGCTCAGGCTACCAACACCATGATAGTGCCAGGATCGGTATCGGATATTAGTGGGATGATTGCTACCGCCATGTCGGTTTTTGAAAGCGCTAAAGGGGCAAAGCAGTAAAATTTTGATATTTTCATTTAAAGATTGCTGTTTTAATGCCGTAAAAGGGTATAGAGGATAGTTATGGGCAAGAAAATTCTCATTGTAGACGACGAAGCCGATTTGGTGGACGCTATTGCCACGCGCCTGGAGTATGAAGGCTACGAGGTAGATGAAGCCGCCAATGGTCGCGAAGGCCTGGGGGCCATTATTGGCAGCTTTATGAAGGGCCGTGCCTTTGATTTGATACTCCTCGATATCCGTATGCCTGGGATGACAGGGCTTGAAGTGTTAGCGGCTATCCGTAAGTTTGAGAGCCTTACCAAAGTGCCTAAAGATCAAATGTTGCCTATTTTAATGCTCACTGCCCACAAAGAATCTTATGTAGAAGCCTTTGATAAAGGCTGCACCGATTTTGTCGTGAAACCTTTCGACGAAGCCGATCTCCTCAAAAAAATCCGCGAAAAGCTGAACTCGCTTCATTAAAAAATCAGGCCTTGTCTGACACGTCAGACGATTGGAACTCCCTCTCTGTATTCTGCAAGTCTCCTTACCCCCAATAAACCACTTTATTAAATATTTTTTATAAATATTTGATATTATTTATATTTTTAACATTAAAAATGAGGGGCTTTGTATTCAAGGAGAATACGGATTGTTGGAATGTATCTTGACCGGATAGTTTATTTTTGAGTAGGTTGAGGCATTGAAAGGAACTTTTATGAAATTATCTCGATGTCTCTTAAGTGTATTACTACTGTTGCTCATGTCCTGCTCTTCGAAGAGTGGATCGGGTACTGAAACCGCTAACCCTGTTATTTCAAAACCCGTCCCTATTGCTGGTAAGGCTTATAAAATTACAATCACATCACGCCACGAAGTGTTGCAGGTGAGTGTTCAGCCCGAAACCTTGGCCATTGATCGTTTTAAAATGGTATCGGGTGTTAGCAATAACCTTAAAATAGTTTTAACACGGAGCGGTTCTGAAGATTTTGTTTTTCAGGATTCTCAGAATGATGAGTACAATTATACTGATAATGAACTCAATTTTGATACCGATTTTTATGATGGAACCAATTACGATGTGACGCTGGTTTTAGACGATAGCAATAATCCCAGTCTTACCGGCTTTTTGGTGAATGGTGTAAGTGTGGACGCTACTCTTGAGGTAGTAGGTACTAATAATCCAGGCACTGCCGAAGAAGCCATTGCGGCCGGGCAAGAATTTTTAAAAGCAAAGGATATTATTTCGGCTCGTGATACCTATTGTAACGAATTGGCCGATGATCCTGCCAATGCCTCTTTAGCTTTTGGCTGCGGTTGGCTTAAGCTAATGTTGGCTATTGAACAGACTTCCGTTGGGGAGATTTTGCAGTCCTTTAATCAGCAGCCAGTAAATATTGCGAACGATATTATTGGGCCTCAGGGTATGATTCGGGAGTATTACAATATCCGGGGGCAAAATAGCACTTACCAATTTTACTATCCCGATTTTAAACTTCCGTTTGCTTCTAATTTAAAACAACATTCAAACAGCGACAACGCTTTAGTGGTAAGTGTCATTAAGCCTTTAATAGATAAAGGTGTGAGCGTGGCGCAGCTACAAGCTTTGTTAAAACAGTTAGAGCCTTATTTTATCGAGCTTGAATCTCACTTTAATAAAGCCGTGGGCGATCCTTCTTTAGATTTTGTTATCCCCAAAGAGTTTTATGGGGTGGACAATAATATCCATGCTAAACAGGGCGATGCCTACAGCATGCTGGCGGCTAGCCAAGGTGCGCTGGTAGCCATTAATCTGTTTTGTGCCTATGATTACGGCATACAATTAAAAGATTATTTAATTAAAAACGGAAAATTATTCGATAAAGCCTTTGTGGCCGATCTTAACGGCGAAGTGAAAACATTTGGAGCTTTAACCACGGATAATATTCCATTTTTATCGCTTTTAAACGGGAGCCTTGTTACGGGCCAAAAGGCTCGTTTCATTCAAAGTTTAAAAAATGCGCGAAAGGGTTTGAATAAAATTAAAGATGACTCTACCGATTTTTATCCGTCCTTACGCAAATCGAAAGTAAGCGATATGATTGTGGCTGTAGAAGAAACATCCACGTCGATGACCGGTCAGGCGGTGCACTTTAGCAATGTGCCGCATCAAGAAGACTTTTCGGTTAATTTGGGCGCTTTCTTTGATGCTCCGCCCAATGCTCAAACTCTGCCAATTGAAGCCGGCTATCCTTTTGTTATCGAAAACAAAGTAGCGAAGCCGGTAGAAAACTATTTTAAAGAATTAGGAACCGGTATTGTTGAGGTTAACAATCCTTAAATCTATGAAGAAAATAGTTTGGCTTTTATTTATTTTTTTTCTGATAGTTCCTGGGGCACTTTATGGTGCCTCGGGAACGAGTCAGATTTTTGTGGAGGAATTTCTCGCATATATGAAGGCACTTCCTGCTACACCCACTTCGGACGATGCGAACAAAATTGTCGACCGTTTTTATGCTAGCGATATCCTGCTTGGTAAATCTACCCTTGATGTAGAAGGGTTAACAGGAGCTCAAAAAAAAGAAATGGCTGGTCTTTTTGACCGTCTTTTAAAAAAGAAGATTTTTTTAGAACTGCCAGGGTGGAACGCTTATTTCAAAAACTGTTCGATTGGTTCTGTTAAAAAAGAAGGCTTAGAAGACCGTGTTATCGTCAAAACTATGATAGAACCGGCTAAAGCGTTTGAGATGGTTTTTATTATTTCGAAAAATCAAACAGGGTACAAAATTGCAGATTTTGAAATGAATGGGGTTTTATTGAGCCGTAATTTTAGAGGCCAATTTAACCGTATATTTAACGAAGAAGGGTATGCTGGAATTGTAGCGCGCCTTACTCAGAAGCTAAATTCTCCTTTAACGCACTAAGCCATATCAATTTCAATTAAATGGGATTTCTTTTGGGGTTCTTCTTGCGGGTAGGGTATTTCACCTGGCATGGGCAGCGGAAGCTCAAGTGGGATAAGGATTTCCTGAGTTTCGCCTTTTTCTTTATCGGTTTTTTCTAACCAATACATAACGCTACTCTCCCTTAATATAAGGATACGGGATTTCCTCACAAAGCTTAAGGGTTTTTTTAAGTTTTTTTGTCAGGCTGCGTTATGTAAAAGGTCTAAAAGTGATTCGTTATTTAGTTCAATAAAATCAGCGCCTTTTTTAGCCTTTAAAGCCTTAGCCAACTTGGGTAAGAGGTGTTTGATGAGCTTTTGAGTATTGTTCTGCAAAACGGTATCGTTTGAGAGCGAAAGGCTTAATTCAATAATATGACGCAGGTTGTCATCGGATAAAGACTCTAAAATACTGTGCATAGGCACGTCCAAAATTTCATTCGCTAAGCCTTCCACAAATTGGGCAAACATTTTTTGGTTTTTGGGATTTAGTACAAAGCCAACGGCAACATCGAGCACCATGTTGATTACAAAATCGATGGCACCTCGTATTTGTTTTTCAAGCATGCTGGTAGCAAGCCCGCCAAAAAGAGGGTTTACCTTTTTATAAAACGACACAATGGCTACATGGATGGTTTCGCCAAAAAGATTTTTAATATAATCGGAGTGGATAATACTTTTAACCCAGCGTTCCGATTTTTTATCAAGCACCACATTGTGCTCAATGGCGTTTAAAATTGTTTTGACGGCTTCTTTACCCAAAAAAGAGCGGGCGGTAATTTTTTTATTTTTGTTAAAATAAGAACGTATTTCGTTATGAATTAAAGTGGCTAGCGCGGCTGTTTCTTTGGTTTTAATCGAGTAGGACAAATCTAGATCATCGCTGCTTTTTTCCAGTTTTTGAAAATTCACAAGATGGCCAAGGGGAATTTGGAGGATGTTTTTAGATGTCATAGAAGCTGTTTTTAGCACTCTTAAAATGAAATACAACCAAATCTTAGTTCATCCGTAATAGTTTGAAATAACTCGCTTTTATAAGGCTCTCCTTATTCTAAACACCGGAGTAAATCCTTTTTTTGAAAGGAGGAGTGTATTCAAACAGAATACAGAATCTGCTTGAAAATCAGGAATTTGCTAGCAACTTTTTGCTTAGTTCTGCGATAAGTCAATCCGGGCAAGGGAAAGTACATATTAACTTTTTGAAAGGAATTTTTATGAAGTTCTCTTGCTATATGTCGAGCGCCTTGCTCTTCTTGTGTATGTCGTGTAGTTCCATCGGAGGCTCTGGCACTGAAACCGCTAATCCTGTCACTGTTAAGCCTATGCCTTTGGCTGGGAAAGCCTATAATCTGACTGTTTCGTCCCGTAACGAAAAGCTCCAGTTTGGTTTTGGTACCGATCTGGTGAGTATTGATCGTTTTGCAACGTCTAACCCGATTTCTGCCACAGTTCAATCCAAAGATTTTTCTGGCAGCAGTCTGCGGGATTCTCAATCGGACGCTTATCTCTATCAAGATAATACGGTGGATTTTGAAACCGACTTTAATGACGGTACTCATTATAGTGTGAGTTTAGGTTTGGATGCCGATAATAATCCTAGTCTTACCAGTTTTTTGGTGAATGGTACGCCCACCGAAGCCTCGTTGGCTCTTGTTGTTGGCGGTCAAAACCCGGGAACAGCCGAAGAAGCTTTGGCTAGTGGTTATGCGTTTTTAAAAACGCAGGACATTGTTTCCGCTAAAAATGCCTATTGTAATGAGTTGGTAGATGAACCCGCTAATGCCCAATTGGCTTTTGGTTGTGCCTGGCTGAAAATGACACTTTCTATCGAAGAAGCCCCGGCGGTGAGTATTTTGGAAGCCTTTAATCAGCCTCAAGTGGTGGTGGCTACCAATATTTTTGGGCCCGATGGTGCTATTAGTCAGTATCATCAATTGGCTAAAACGCATGGTGATTACAAGTTCAACTATAGTGATCTTAAACTGCCTTTTTCGCAACTCATGCGCCAAAATCCAAATTTTAGCAAACTTATGGCGGCTGTTATTAAACCGCTAATCGATAACAATGTGTCGATGGCCACACTGCAAGGTTTCTTAAAACAGCTTCAGCCTTATTTTATTGGATTAGAATCCGATTGTAACAAGGCTGTGGGTGACAGTTTGCTTGATTTTGTGATTCCTAAAGAAGTGTATGGCACTGATAACGATTTACATGCCAAACAGGGTGATGCTTACGCTTTACTGGCTGTCAGCCAGGGTGTTGTAGCAGGTCTTGATATGGCGGGTGCTTATGATTACGGTGTGCAGTTTAAAGGCTATTTAGTTAAAGATAGTAAAATAAATGTAAATGCTCTAACGGCCGATTTAAACGGAGAAGCCAAAACAGTGGGTGTTTATTCCACCGATAATGTTCCGTTTTTATCGCTGCTAGATAGTAGTTTAATTACCGGCCAAAAGTTGCGTTTCATTCGGGCATTACAAAATGCCGAAGAAGGCTTAACTCGCATTCGAAGCGCAGGTAGTGATTTTGCCCCGTCGTTAACAGAGGTTGCTTTAACCGATTTACTGACCACCGTGCAGCAGGCTCAAACATCGCTTAAAGGACAATTTGTATCTTTCACAAGTTTACCTAAAAATGAAGAGGTGACCATTAACCTAAAGGCATTTTTTGATGTTCCTCCCAATGCACAAACTATGCCTGTAGAAAGTGGTTATCCCTTTGTAGTGGAAGGATATAAGATGAAGCTTGTTGAAAGTTACTTTCAAACACTGTTAACCGGTATCATCGATATTCATCATCAATAATATGAGACTCATTGCACTCTCCTTATTATTTTTAGTTCTGGTATTCCCACTGGCCCATGCCACCGAGGCCGGTGGGGATAGCCGGACCTGGCTTAAGGGTTTTATAACCCAGCTGGGCAAGGTTTCGTCCTCTGTAAACGAGACAGAAGCCCATGCTCTGGTAGAGATCTATTACGATTCGAGTTCTATTTTGGGTAGAGCCTCCATTGATTTTATAGACACGCTGAATTCTGAGCAAAAAAAGGAATTAACGGCTTTGTTCGACAAACTTCTTAAAAAGAAGTTTTTTTCCGAAATGAAAAATTGGGAACCGTATTTTAAAAATTATTCCATCGTTTCGGTTACCGCCAACAATGGATTGGAAAAAATAAAAGTTCAATCGGTAGTGAACAACCATAAAACCGTTGTCATAAACTTTTTTGTTTTAAAACAGGAACAAAATTACAAAATTGTAGATTTGGAAGTGGACGGCGTTTTATTAAGCCGTAATTTTAGATCGCAATTTAATCGCATTGTAAACGAAGAAGGTTTTCAGGGAATTGTGGCTCGTCTTAACCAAAAGCTCAATCAGGCGTCACTTTAGACGGATTGAAACCGCTTTGGCGTGGGCGTCCAAACCTTCCATTTCGGCAAGCCGAATGGCATCCGGCGCTAATTTGTTAAACGCGTTTTTATCGAGCGAAATAACCGATGTGGCTTTGATAAACGAATTGGTATTAAGCGGCGAAAAATAACGGGCGGTTCCAGCGGTGGGTAGCACGTGGCTGGGGCCTGCTAAATAATCGCCCATGGTTTCTGGCGTATAGGCACCCATAAAAACAGCGCCGGCATTGATAATTTTATCCAAAATTTTCTTAGGGTCTTTAACGGCTAGTTCCAAATGCTCAGGAGCAATTTCGTTTACTAAATCAATCCCGTCATTCAAGTTACGCACCAGCACAATAAGGGCTCGCTTTTGAATAGATGCATTGGCAATGTCTTTACGGCGAAGGCTTGCCAATTGGATGCGTACTTCACCGTCCACACGGCTGGCAAAATTGGAGTCGTCGGTAATAAGAAGAGGGCAGGCTAGTTCGTCGTGTTCGGCCTGGGCTAATAAATCGGCAGCAATATATTGAGCGGGAACACTACCATCTGCCAGTACGCAAATTTCGGAAGGGCCGGCAATCATGTCGATATCCACATCGCCATACACGCGCTTTTTAGCCAAGGTGACATAAATATTACCAGGCCCCACAATTTTATCTACTTTAGGAACCGATTTAGTGCCGTAAGCCAGTGCACCAACAGCTTGTGCTCCACCCACTTTAAAAATTCGATCCACACCGGCAATTTTAGCGGCGGCCAAAACAGCTGGGTTTACTTCTCCGCGGGGCCAGGGTGACACCATGATAATTTCGGAAACTCCCGCTACGCGAGCAGGAACGGCAGTCATTAACACAGAAGAAGGATAGGCGGCTTTGCCACCAGGTACATAAATGCCTACACGTTCGATAGGGCGGTAGTTAAAACCCAGGGTAATGCCATCTTTTGTGTTTTGCCAGGATTTAAGAATACCTTGTTTAGAAAAATCTTCGATGCGACGGGCAGCGTTTTCGATGGCTTTAATATCTTTTTTATCTACTTTTTTAACAGCAGCGGCGATTTCCTTTTTGGACACTTCAATGTTTTTTGTAGAAACAACAAAGTTATCAAATTGTTCGGTGTATTTAAAAAGTGATTGGTCACCCATGCGGCGAATGTCGTCTAAAACGGTGGCAACGGTTTTTTCCACCGTGTCGGGAAAAAGCATGCGGTCTTTGTAAACTTTTCCAAAGTCGTATCTAAAATTGCGATCGGTTGTTCTTAGAATTTTCATGTGTTTAGACTAATTTTTTAATGCAGCACATGACCCTTAAAGGCGTATTTAAAAATTAGACAGTTTTGGGAACTTAATCCAAAAAAGGGGGAATATCAAGGGGGAATTGGGGGAGTAACCCACCCTGTCCCTCCCTTAATCTACCCCACAGGGGCCACTTCGAGGAGGGAGGAGGATTTGAAGCAAAATTAAGGCAGAATACCCCTCCCCCTTAGATTAAGGGGGAGGACGGGAGGGGGTTACTCTTAGTACTTCACCTTACCGCGTT encodes:
- a CDS encoding ABC transporter substrate-binding protein, which codes for MRLIALSLLFLVLVFPLAHATEAGGDSRTWLKGFITQLGKVSSSVNETEAHALVEIYYDSSSILGRASIDFIDTLNSEQKKELTALFDKLLKKKFFSEMKNWEPYFKNYSIVSVTANNGLEKIKVQSVVNNHKTVVINFFVLKQEQNYKIVDLEVDGVLLSRNFRSQFNRIVNEEGFQGIVARLNQKLNQASL
- the hisD gene encoding histidinol dehydrogenase, whose protein sequence is MKILRTTDRNFRYDFGKVYKDRMLFPDTVEKTVATVLDDIRRMGDQSLFKYTEQFDNFVVSTKNIEVSKKEIAAAVKKVDKKDIKAIENAARRIEDFSKQGILKSWQNTKDGITLGFNYRPIERVGIYVPGGKAAYPSSVLMTAVPARVAGVSEIIMVSPWPRGEVNPAVLAAAKIAGVDRIFKVGGAQAVGALAYGTKSVPKVDKIVGPGNIYVTLAKKRVYGDVDIDMIAGPSEICVLADGSVPAQYIAADLLAQAEHDELACPLLITDDSNFASRVDGEVRIQLASLRRKDIANASIQKRALIVLVRNLNDGIDLVNEIAPEHLELAVKDPKKILDKIINAGAVFMGAYTPETMGDYLAGPSHVLPTAGTARYFSPLNTNSFIKATSVISLDKNAFNKLAPDAIRLAEMEGLDAHAKAVSIRLK
- a CDS encoding ABC transporter substrate-binding protein, encoding MKALPATPTSDDANKIVDRFYASDILLGKSTLDVEGLTGAQKKEMAGLFDRLLKKKIFLELPGWNAYFKNCSIGSVKKEGLEDRVIVKTMIEPAKAFEMVFIISKNQTGYKIADFEMNGVLLSRNFRGQFNRIFNEEGYAGIVARLTQKLNSPLTH
- a CDS encoding NfeD family protein, encoding MLEQISPTALWAITGIILIIIEVFTGTFAVLFFGLAALLVAALKFFGLNNITLELIIFGLSGLSGLLLFRKKFAANFGASKNFSADAGHHVVLNENIVPGNVGTVDYQGTKWTVVNADTRALNAGEKVVISKTEGTKLFVTGN
- a CDS encoding response regulator, with translation MGKKILIVDDEADLVDAIATRLEYEGYEVDEAANGREGLGAIIGSFMKGRAFDLILLDIRMPGMTGLEVLAAIRKFESLTKVPKDQMLPILMLTAHKESYVEAFDKGCTDFVVKPFDEADLLKKIREKLNSLH
- a CDS encoding paraslipin — encoded protein: MYTAIIFAAFAIIFFFKTVKIVPQQSAYVIERLGKYSRTLDAGLHIVVPFVDQIRYKHQLKEIVLDIPEQICITKDNVQVHIDGVIFFRVVDAQRASYGVNNYIQAIIQLAQTTLRSEIGKIDLDRSFEEREKINNAIVLSIDHATDPWGVKVLRYEMKSITPPKDVLEAMEKQMRAEREKRAQILVSEGDRDAKINRAEGIKQETIKNSEAEKQKKINEAEGQAQAIMSVASATALSLSKIAESIKQPGGDMATKLVVAEKYLQEFGKLAQATNTMIVPGSVSDISGMIATAMSVFESAKGAKQ